Proteins encoded within one genomic window of Amycolatopsis sp. 2-15:
- the leuS gene encoding leucine--tRNA ligase codes for MTESTAPTPTTGDGAPGAENTPPHRYTAELAGQIERRWQDYWSDHGTYHAPNPTGALAVEGEPVPSDKLFVQDMFPYPSGSGLHVGHPLGYIGTDVYARYHRMIGRNVLHTLGYDAFGLPAEQYAVQTGTHPRTTTEANIATMRSQLKRLGLGHDERRSIETIDPDYYKWTQWIFLQIFNSYYDEEAQKARPIELLEKAYASGERPTPDGRAWSELSDVERRKVIDDHRLVYISEAPVNWAPGLGTVVANEEVTADGRSDRGNFPVFRKNLRQWMMRITAYSDRLVDDLDLLDWPEKVKSMQRNWVGRSQGARVAFVSGDEKIEVFTTRPDTLFGATYMVLAPEHPLVDKLTPAEWPGEHPQVWTGGAKTPADAVAEYRLATSRKSDLDRQENKEKTGVFTGAFAVNPVNGKEIPVFIGDYVLMGYGTGAIMAVPAQDQRDYDFAKKFELEIVRTVDPGEGFEGEAFTGEGAAINSANDTVSLDGMGVADAKKTIIAWLEENGHGEGTVQYKLRDWLFARQRYWGEPFPIVYDESGLPIALPEDQLPVVLPEVDDYSPKTFDPDDADSEPSPPLSRATDWVEVTLDLGDGPKKYRRDTNVMPQWAGSCWYQLRYVDPDSPDVFCAPENEAYWMGPRPAEHGVDDPGGVDLYVGGVEHAVLHLLYSRFWHKVLFDLGHVSSKEPYRRLFNQGYIEAYAYTDKRGVHVPADEVVERDGKFFLGDEEVAQEYGKMGKSLKNAVTPDEMSDTYGADTFRMYEMSMGPLDMSRPWATKDVVGAHRFLQRLWRLLVDEETGELRVTADDPSEADRKLLHRTIAGVREDYAEMRFNTAGAKLIELNNHLTKVYGSAAGTPREVAEPLVLLLAPLAPHVAEELWHRMGHVDSLVHGPFPVVDEQYLVEDSVEYPIQVNGKVRARVTVAADASSEAVQAAALAEEKVAALVGGKTPRKVIVVPGRLVNIVL; via the coding sequence ATGACAGAGTCCACGGCGCCCACCCCGACCACGGGTGACGGCGCTCCCGGCGCCGAGAACACCCCGCCGCACCGCTACACCGCGGAGCTCGCGGGGCAGATCGAGCGCCGCTGGCAGGACTACTGGTCCGACCACGGCACCTACCACGCGCCGAACCCGACGGGCGCGCTGGCGGTCGAGGGCGAGCCGGTGCCGTCGGACAAGCTGTTCGTGCAGGACATGTTCCCGTACCCGTCCGGCTCGGGTCTGCACGTCGGGCACCCGCTGGGCTACATCGGCACGGACGTGTACGCGCGCTACCACCGCATGATCGGCCGCAACGTGCTGCACACGCTGGGGTATGACGCGTTCGGCCTGCCGGCCGAGCAGTACGCGGTTCAGACCGGCACGCACCCGCGCACGACCACCGAGGCGAACATCGCCACGATGCGCAGCCAGCTGAAGCGCCTGGGCCTGGGCCACGACGAGCGCCGCTCGATCGAGACGATCGACCCGGACTACTACAAGTGGACCCAGTGGATCTTCCTGCAGATCTTCAACTCCTACTACGACGAGGAAGCGCAGAAGGCGCGACCGATCGAGCTGCTGGAGAAGGCCTACGCCTCCGGTGAGCGCCCGACGCCCGACGGGCGCGCGTGGAGCGAGCTGAGCGACGTCGAGCGCCGTAAGGTCATCGACGACCACCGCCTGGTCTACATCTCCGAGGCGCCGGTGAACTGGGCGCCCGGCCTGGGCACGGTCGTCGCCAACGAAGAGGTGACCGCCGACGGGCGCAGCGACCGGGGCAACTTCCCCGTGTTCCGCAAGAACCTGCGCCAGTGGATGATGCGGATCACCGCGTACTCCGATCGCCTGGTCGACGACCTGGACCTGCTGGACTGGCCCGAGAAGGTCAAGTCCATGCAGCGCAACTGGGTCGGACGCTCGCAGGGCGCGCGGGTCGCCTTTGTTTCCGGGGACGAGAAGATCGAGGTCTTCACCACCCGCCCCGACACGCTGTTCGGCGCCACCTACATGGTGCTGGCGCCCGAGCACCCGCTGGTCGACAAGCTGACGCCGGCCGAGTGGCCCGGCGAGCACCCGCAGGTGTGGACCGGCGGCGCGAAGACCCCGGCCGACGCCGTCGCGGAGTACCGGCTGGCCACGTCGCGCAAGTCCGATCTGGACCGGCAGGAGAACAAGGAGAAGACCGGCGTCTTCACCGGCGCGTTTGCGGTGAACCCGGTCAACGGCAAGGAAATCCCGGTTTTCATCGGCGACTACGTGCTGATGGGCTACGGCACCGGCGCGATCATGGCCGTCCCGGCGCAGGACCAGCGCGACTACGACTTCGCCAAGAAGTTCGAGCTGGAGATCGTCCGCACCGTCGACCCGGGCGAGGGCTTCGAGGGGGAGGCGTTCACCGGCGAGGGCGCGGCGATCAACTCGGCCAACGACACCGTCTCGCTGGACGGCATGGGCGTGGCCGACGCGAAGAAGACGATCATCGCGTGGCTGGAGGAAAACGGCCACGGCGAAGGCACCGTGCAGTACAAGCTGCGCGACTGGCTGTTCGCCCGCCAGCGCTACTGGGGTGAGCCGTTCCCGATCGTCTACGACGAGAGCGGGCTGCCGATCGCGCTGCCCGAGGACCAGCTGCCCGTGGTTCTGCCGGAGGTCGACGACTACTCGCCGAAGACCTTCGACCCGGACGACGCCGACTCCGAGCCGTCGCCGCCGCTGTCGCGCGCGACCGACTGGGTCGAGGTCACCCTGGACCTGGGCGACGGGCCGAAGAAGTACCGCCGCGACACCAACGTGATGCCGCAGTGGGCGGGTTCGTGCTGGTACCAGCTGCGCTACGTCGACCCGGACAGCCCTGACGTGTTCTGCGCGCCGGAGAACGAGGCCTACTGGATGGGCCCGCGCCCGGCCGAGCACGGCGTCGACGACCCGGGCGGCGTCGACCTGTACGTCGGTGGCGTCGAGCACGCGGTGCTGCACCTGCTGTACTCGCGCTTCTGGCACAAGGTGCTGTTCGACCTGGGCCACGTGTCGTCGAAGGAGCCGTACCGCCGCCTGTTCAACCAGGGCTACATCGAGGCGTACGCGTACACGGACAAGCGCGGCGTCCACGTGCCGGCCGACGAGGTCGTGGAGCGCGACGGCAAGTTCTTCCTGGGTGACGAGGAGGTCGCCCAGGAGTACGGGAAGATGGGCAAGAGCCTGAAGAACGCCGTCACGCCCGACGAGATGTCGGACACCTACGGCGCCGACACCTTCCGCATGTACGAGATGTCCATGGGCCCGCTGGACATGTCCCGCCCCTGGGCGACCAAGGACGTCGTCGGCGCGCACCGCTTCCTGCAGCGCCTGTGGCGCCTCCTGGTCGACGAGGAGACCGGTGAGCTGCGCGTGACTGCCGACGACCCGTCGGAGGCCGACCGCAAGCTGCTGCACCGCACCATCGCCGGCGTCCGCGAGGACTACGCGGAGATGCGCTTCAACACCGCCGGCGCGAAGCTGATCGAGCTGAACAACCACCTGACCAAGGTGTACGGCTCGGCCGCGGGCACGCCGCGCGAGGTGGCGGAGCCGCTGGTGCTGCTGCTGGCCCCGCTGGCGCCCCACGTCGCCGAGGAGCTGTGGCACCGCATGGGCCACGTCGACTCCCTCGTCCACGGCCCATTCCCGGTCGTCGACGAGCAGTACCTGGTCGAGGACTCGGTGGAGTACCCGATCCAGGTCAACGGCAAGGTCCGCGCCCGCGTCACCGTCGCGGCGGACGCGTCTTCCGAAGCCGTGCAGGCGGCGGCTCTGGCGGAGGAGAAGGTGGCCGCGCTGGTGGGCGGCAAGACGCCGCGCAAGGTGATCGTGGTGCCGGGGCGGTTGGTCAACATCGTGCTGTGA
- a CDS encoding ATP-binding cassette domain-containing protein gives MDLEREGRGLLHVQGLVKDYDGRRVVEGVSFALQPGTVTAFLGPNGAGKSTTLRMICGLTRPTAGTATIAGRRFADWPNPGHVAGVLLDAAAVHPGRTGRHHLVNGAKLMRLPSSRADQVLAQVGLSDAANRRIGKYSLGMRQRLGLAHALLADPPVLILDEPINGLDPEGIRSTRQLLRGYAQRGGTVLLSSHVLSEVDQTADRIVMIGHGRVVADGPLASFAGPARTVVRTNDVPKLGAALQRAGLDVRQTGPDALSVAAPTERVSDIAFAAQVRVLGLAEEQQNLEELFFRLTGGPR, from the coding sequence TTGGATCTTGAACGGGAGGGCCGGGGGTTGCTGCACGTCCAGGGGCTGGTGAAGGACTACGACGGGCGCCGGGTGGTGGAAGGCGTGTCGTTCGCGTTGCAACCCGGCACGGTCACCGCGTTCCTCGGCCCGAACGGCGCCGGGAAGTCGACGACGCTGCGCATGATCTGCGGCTTGACCCGCCCCACCGCGGGCACCGCGACGATCGCCGGACGGCGGTTCGCGGACTGGCCCAACCCGGGACACGTAGCGGGCGTGCTGCTCGACGCGGCTGCCGTGCACCCCGGCCGCACGGGCCGCCACCACCTCGTGAACGGCGCCAAGCTCATGCGGCTGCCCAGTTCACGCGCCGACCAGGTGCTCGCGCAGGTCGGGCTCAGCGACGCGGCGAACCGGCGCATCGGCAAGTACAGCCTCGGCATGCGCCAGCGCCTCGGGCTGGCGCACGCGCTGCTCGCCGACCCGCCTGTGCTCATCCTCGACGAGCCCATCAACGGCCTCGACCCCGAAGGAATCCGCTCCACCCGGCAGCTTCTGCGCGGCTACGCCCAACGCGGCGGCACCGTGCTGCTGTCCAGCCACGTACTGTCCGAAGTGGACCAGACGGCCGACCGCATCGTGATGATCGGCCACGGCCGCGTCGTCGCCGACGGTCCGCTCGCGAGCTTCGCCGGCCCTGCGCGGACGGTCGTGCGCACCAACGACGTCCCCAAACTCGGCGCCGCCCTGCAACGCGCGGGCCTCGACGTCCGCCAGACCGGGCCCGACGCGCTGTCGGTCGCCGCCCCGACGGAGCGCGTGTCGGACATCGCGTTCGCCGCGCAGGTGCGGGTGCTCGGGCTGGCCGAGGAACAGCAGAACCTGGAAGAACTCTTCTTCCGCCTCACGGGAGGTCCGCGATGA
- a CDS encoding TetR/AcrR family transcriptional regulator: MSSPTRRGRARAATEQDIRRTARRLLVEQGPDAVTLRAIARELGITAPALYRYYESRDDLVENLRLDVIADLAAELAEDVAVLPDDGMAQLFAICKGFRRWALTHTKEFTLVFASPTGGVGTTAGSALHRLDEPFGRVFLAAAGQVLATHDLVMPPNDVVPPELRDDLTAFQSELLAVLGESGRAIAPEKLDLGLTYLMIQFWARLYGHVTLEVFGNYPIPVSKPDILFEAILTDLARDVGLYAG, from the coding sequence ATGAGCAGCCCCACGCGAAGGGGCCGCGCGCGAGCGGCTACCGAGCAGGACATCCGCCGGACCGCCCGGAGACTGCTGGTCGAACAGGGTCCGGACGCCGTGACGCTCCGGGCGATCGCCCGGGAGCTGGGCATCACCGCGCCGGCCCTGTACCGCTACTACGAGTCGCGCGACGACCTCGTCGAGAACCTGCGCCTCGACGTGATCGCCGATCTCGCCGCCGAGCTGGCCGAGGACGTCGCCGTGCTCCCCGACGACGGCATGGCGCAGCTCTTCGCGATCTGCAAGGGCTTCCGCCGGTGGGCGCTCACGCACACCAAGGAGTTCACGCTGGTGTTCGCGTCGCCCACGGGCGGCGTCGGCACCACCGCGGGCAGCGCGCTGCACCGCCTCGACGAGCCGTTCGGCCGTGTCTTCCTCGCCGCCGCCGGCCAGGTCCTCGCCACGCACGACCTGGTGATGCCGCCGAACGACGTCGTCCCGCCCGAGCTGCGCGACGACCTCACCGCGTTCCAGAGCGAGCTGCTCGCCGTACTCGGCGAGTCGGGCCGCGCGATCGCGCCCGAGAAGCTGGACCTCGGGCTCACGTACCTGATGATCCAGTTCTGGGCGCGCCTCTACGGCCACGTGACGCTCGAGGTGTTCGGCAACTACCCGATCCCGGTGTCGAAGCCCGACATCCTCTTCGAGGCCATCCTCACCGACCTGGCCCGCGACGTGGGGCTGTACGCCGGTTAG
- a CDS encoding ribokinase: MCAAVLVVGSANADLVVPVDRRPAGGETVLGGDTVLSPGGKGANTAVAAGRLGADVALLGAVGSDPYGALLRDSLAGAGVSTTFLRVVDRPTGIAYITVTPDGENSILVSPGANSALTPADITSEALAGAAVVVLSLEVPLPTVEHAVRRAAAAGVTVVLNLSPAARLSASTLAAVDVLLVNEHEAAYLLRSDDADPRELLDLGPRAAVVTLGAKGAVVVDADGVTEVASPAVEAVDTTGAGDAFAGALAAALSEGTALVTAARRAVKVAAISVTRHGAQPSYPSSDELE, encoded by the coding sequence ATGTGTGCAGCCGTGCTGGTGGTGGGTTCCGCCAACGCCGACCTCGTCGTCCCCGTCGACCGCCGCCCGGCCGGCGGCGAAACCGTCCTGGGCGGCGACACCGTGCTGTCGCCGGGCGGCAAGGGCGCGAACACGGCCGTCGCGGCGGGGCGGCTGGGTGCGGATGTCGCTCTGCTGGGCGCCGTGGGTTCGGACCCTTACGGCGCCCTCCTGCGCGATTCCCTGGCGGGCGCGGGGGTCTCGACCACGTTTCTGCGCGTCGTCGATCGCCCGACCGGCATCGCGTACATCACCGTCACTCCCGACGGCGAGAACTCGATCCTGGTCTCGCCTGGCGCCAACTCCGCCCTGACACCCGCGGACATCACGTCCGAGGCGCTCGCCGGGGCCGCTGTGGTGGTGCTGTCGCTGGAAGTCCCGCTGCCGACCGTCGAGCACGCCGTCCGCCGCGCGGCTGCGGCAGGGGTGACGGTGGTGCTCAACCTTTCACCCGCCGCCCGGTTGTCCGCTTCGACCTTGGCTGCGGTGGACGTGCTGCTGGTCAACGAACACGAGGCCGCCTACCTCCTCCGCTCGGACGACGCCGACCCCCGCGAGCTGCTCGATCTGGGCCCACGCGCCGCCGTCGTCACGCTGGGCGCGAAGGGCGCCGTGGTGGTGGACGCCGACGGGGTCACGGAGGTCGCGTCGCCGGCGGTCGAGGCCGTCGACACGACCGGCGCCGGCGACGCCTTCGCCGGAGCACTCGCGGCCGCCCTGTCCGAGGGCACCGCACTCGTCACCGCGGCGCGGCGCGCGGTGAAGGTCGCGGCGATCAGCGTGACCCGCCACGGGGCTCAGCCGTCGTATCCGTCGTCGGACGAGCTGGAATGA
- the ptsP gene encoding phosphoenolpyruvate--protein phosphotransferase, with the protein MSESQSAAGVSLSGVAVSPGRASGPVVRVAESFGEPASTPAPADAAAEAARIEPAAQAVAARLEAQAGSATGEASTILIATAAMAADPALATQARQLVTAQNLPAARAVYQAAEGFAEALAAAGGYMAERVRDVRDVRDRLVAELLGVAPPGVPELASPSVLVARDLAPADTAGLDPAKVLALVTEEGGPTSHTAILARALGIPAVVAVKGILDLDAEALSVDGDTGLIQPVDPNAPIVTAVAQGPAEWNGAGATADGHVVKVYGNVGSPADAQAAADAGAEGVGLFRTEFSFLDAPAEPSVDEQRKAYAAVLAPFRGKPVIVRTLDAGADKPLAFLNPDDEPNPALGVRGLRVAFDRPEVLDRQLEAIAGAAQDSGALVSVMAPMVATAEEAAWFAERVRAAGIERAGVMIEIPAAALSAREILDVVDFVSVGTNDLAQYTFAADRQLGAVAKLNDPWQPALLRLLKLIGDAAKATGKPAGVCGEAAADPRLAVVLAGLGLTSLSMNAAAVRAVGASLAAVTLAEAEAKATNALASADPVAARVAAS; encoded by the coding sequence ATGTCTGAGAGCCAGTCCGCCGCCGGTGTGAGCCTGAGCGGTGTCGCGGTGAGTCCGGGGCGCGCGAGCGGTCCCGTCGTGCGTGTTGCCGAGTCGTTTGGTGAGCCTGCGAGCACGCCCGCGCCGGCCGACGCGGCCGCTGAGGCCGCCCGGATCGAGCCCGCGGCGCAGGCGGTCGCCGCGCGATTGGAGGCGCAGGCCGGGAGTGCGACCGGCGAGGCCTCCACGATCCTCATCGCGACGGCCGCGATGGCCGCCGACCCCGCGCTGGCCACGCAGGCACGGCAGCTGGTGACGGCGCAGAACCTGCCCGCGGCGCGCGCTGTCTACCAGGCCGCCGAGGGGTTCGCCGAGGCGTTGGCCGCTGCCGGGGGCTACATGGCCGAGCGGGTGCGTGACGTGCGTGACGTGCGTGACCGGCTGGTGGCCGAGCTGCTCGGCGTCGCGCCGCCCGGGGTGCCGGAGCTGGCCTCGCCCAGTGTGCTGGTCGCCCGGGACCTGGCGCCCGCCGACACCGCCGGGCTGGATCCGGCGAAGGTGCTCGCGCTGGTCACCGAGGAGGGCGGGCCGACGAGTCACACGGCGATTCTTGCTCGCGCCCTCGGGATTCCGGCGGTGGTGGCCGTGAAGGGGATCCTCGACCTCGACGCGGAGGCGCTGAGTGTCGATGGCGACACGGGCCTCATCCAGCCAGTCGACCCAAACGCGCCCATCGTCACCGCCGTCGCGCAGGGGCCGGCGGAGTGGAACGGCGCGGGCGCGACCGCCGACGGGCACGTCGTCAAGGTCTACGGCAACGTCGGCTCGCCCGCCGACGCGCAGGCGGCCGCGGACGCGGGAGCGGAGGGCGTCGGCCTGTTCCGCACCGAGTTCAGCTTCCTCGACGCGCCGGCGGAGCCGTCCGTCGACGAGCAGCGCAAGGCGTATGCGGCGGTGCTGGCGCCGTTCCGCGGCAAGCCGGTGATCGTGCGGACGCTCGACGCCGGCGCCGACAAGCCGCTCGCCTTCCTCAACCCCGACGACGAGCCCAACCCGGCGCTCGGCGTGCGTGGCCTGCGGGTGGCGTTCGACCGGCCCGAAGTGCTCGATCGCCAGCTCGAGGCCATCGCCGGGGCGGCCCAGGATTCGGGCGCGCTGGTCTCCGTGATGGCCCCGATGGTCGCGACGGCCGAGGAAGCCGCGTGGTTCGCCGAACGGGTGCGCGCGGCGGGCATCGAGCGCGCGGGGGTGATGATCGAGATCCCGGCCGCCGCGCTGTCCGCGCGGGAGATCCTGGACGTCGTCGACTTCGTCTCGGTGGGCACGAACGACCTGGCCCAGTACACGTTCGCGGCCGACCGCCAGCTCGGCGCCGTCGCGAAGCTGAACGACCCGTGGCAGCCCGCGTTGCTGCGGCTGCTCAAGCTGATCGGCGACGCGGCGAAGGCGACCGGCAAGCCCGCCGGGGTCTGCGGCGAAGCGGCGGCCGACCCGCGGCTCGCCGTGGTGCTCGCGGGCCTTGGCCTCACGAGCCTGTCGATGAACGCGGCGGCCGTGCGGGCCGTCGGCGCGTCGCTGGCCGCGGTCACGCTGGCCGAGGCCGAGGCGAAAGCAACCAACGCGCTGGCCAGCGCCGATCCGGTCGCGGCGCGCGTGGCAGCGAGCTAA
- a CDS encoding DUF1707 SHOCT-like domain-containing protein: MAEEETTGAETATETKPLTARDIRVSDDEREHVVAVLQKAIGLGMLNLDEFTERTDKALASRTRGELNAVLTDLPGLLHPGAAPSHPAYQAPTSTYAPGQRLELNAKYSSLQRGGPWLVPPAMVVRNKYGSTKLDFTEAQVSTPVVEIELDSKWGSVEIIIPPQAAVDYNAITEIKFGSLDDKTGSNGRAGSPRYVITGRIHGGSLVIRNPRRGFFG; encoded by the coding sequence ATGGCCGAGGAAGAGACGACCGGCGCGGAGACCGCGACCGAGACGAAGCCGTTGACCGCGCGCGACATCCGGGTGTCGGACGACGAGCGCGAACACGTCGTCGCCGTGCTGCAGAAGGCGATCGGGCTGGGGATGCTCAACCTCGACGAGTTCACGGAGCGCACCGACAAGGCGCTTGCGTCGCGTACGCGCGGCGAGCTGAACGCCGTGCTCACCGACCTGCCGGGGCTGCTGCACCCGGGGGCCGCGCCCAGTCACCCGGCTTACCAGGCGCCGACCAGCACGTATGCGCCCGGTCAGCGGCTCGAGCTCAACGCGAAGTACTCGTCGCTGCAGCGCGGCGGCCCGTGGCTGGTGCCGCCGGCGATGGTCGTGCGCAACAAGTACGGCAGTACGAAGCTGGACTTCACCGAGGCCCAGGTGTCGACGCCGGTCGTCGAGATCGAGCTGGACTCCAAGTGGGGCTCGGTCGAGATCATCATCCCGCCGCAGGCCGCGGTGGACTACAACGCGATCACCGAGATCAAGTTCGGCTCGCTCGACGACAAGACCGGCAGCAACGGCCGCGCCGGCAGCCCGCGCTACGTCATCACGGGCCGCATCCATGGAGGCTCGCTGGTCATCCGCAACCCTCGGCGGGGCTTTTTCGGCTGA